The genomic stretch TTTAGAATTCAGGCTGTGGAACTGGGAATATTATCCTGGAACTGCATAAGTCCTGAATAAAATTAATATGCGGGAGAAAAAGGGAGGTCCTTGTAAGTGGATGGAATGACGGCAGTGGTTAAAACGGAAGCCGGAAAAGGGGCAAGGCTTGTGGAAATTCCCGTGCCCCAGCCGGGGAAGAACGAAGTGGTGGTCAGGGTAAAGGCTGCCGCGATATGCGGGACCGATATGCATATTTATGAATGGAACACGTGGGCCCAGAATGCTAAAATAAAGTTGCCGCTGGTCATGGGGCACGAATTCAGCGGCGAGGTGGCAGCCGTGGGGGAAGGGGTGACGACTCTAAAAACAGGCGATTACATAGCCGGTGAAACTCATATCCCCTGCGGGGAGTGCTACCAGTGTAAAAACGGTCTCCAGCACATCTGCGGAAGGCTGACCATATACGGCGTCAATACTGACGGGTGTTTTTCCCGTTATACCAGGATTCCGGAAGCCTGCGCCATAAAAATACCTCCCACTATTCCCCCGGAGATCGGGGCAATCCTGGAACCGCTGGGGACATCTTTCCGGTCATGTCTTGAGCTCCAGGTTACCGGAGCGACGGTGGCCGTTATCGGCGCGGGCCCCATAGGTCTGCTGGCGGTTGTTTCCGCCAGGGCCATGGGGGCTGCCGCTGTTATCGCCGTGGATGTTATCCTCAGCAGGTTGGAACTGGCCTTGAAGGTGGGTGCCAATTACACGTTTAATCCTAAAGAGCAGGACGTGGTCCAGGAAATACTTAAGCTGACCGGCGGGCTCGGTGTGGACGGTTTTATCGATGCCTCGGGAAACAGCAAGGCCATTCAGGAGGGATTTAAATACCTGCGAAAGGGCGGGCGCGCGGCGCTTGTCGGTTTGCCCTCCGGACCCCTGTGTATTGACCTGGGCGCGGATGTTGTCTTCAAGGAAGCGGTTATCACCGGTATTCACGGCCGGAAAATGTTTGAAACATGGACGGGGATGAAAAACATGCTGGATAAGAAACGCTTGCCTGTTGAACCGATCATCACACATGTTTTGCCCCTGGAGAGCTTTGAGGAAGGGTTTAACCTGCTCAAAACGGGTGAAGCCTGCAAGGTTGTCCTCATCCCGTAAAGCAAGGGACGCTGCGTTCTGCTGCCATTATAAAGCGGCGGGACGGGGAATTGAGTCCTCACAAGCAACTGTCCGGCCGGTGCTTTGCCGTCAACCAGCAACCGGCTGTTGATGCGCAGGACATATTGTAAATGCCAGGCCGGGAGCCATATCCGAATAAAAAAACGAACATTTCCCGGGAATGTTCGTTTTTTATTGACACAGAGGATAAAAATAAATTAAGATATGATTGTAAGTTCGCAGTTCGCACTCAGCCATTGGGTAGGGTGATACTTGGCTCGACGGTTAGACAAGTCTCACCCTTTTGTTTATTATATACTTGAGAAAAGGTGGTGTGTGTTTTGCCGGGAAAAGAGGTCATTATCGTCATGGGCAGCGACTCGGACTGGCCCGTAATGAAAACAGCGGCTTTGACGTTGAAAGAATTTGAAGTTGGATACGAAGTCCACGTGGCTTCCGCCCACCGCGCCACCGAACGGGCCTTGCAGCTGGCACGGGAAGCGGCGGGCAGGGGCGTGGAAGTGATTATTGCCGGGGCCGGCGCCGCGGCCCACCTGCCGGGCGTGCTGGCGGCCGTCACTCCGCTTCCCGTGATCGGGGTGCCCATCAATTCCACCAGCCTGGGGGGACAGGACGCCCTGTACGCCATTGCCCAGATGCCTTCCGGTATTCCCGTCGCCGCGGTGGCGATTGACGGCGCCAGGAATGCCGCCCTGCTGGCGGTGCAGATCCTGGGCGCAAAGGATAAAAGGCTGCGCGAGAAAATGGCTGCCTACAAGGAAAAGATGGCCTTGGAAGTCGAGGCCAAAAACGAAAAAATCCAGCAGCTGGCGCAGGAAATATGAACGGTTTCCTGGCGGCGCTGTTATGTTACTGCACAGGAGGAAACGTGAATGATTGACCGCTATACCCTGCCGGAAATGGGAAAAGTCTGGGCGGAGGAGAACCGCTGGGCCGTAATGCTGGAAATTGAGATCCTGGCCTGCGAGGCAATGGCCGAACTGGCCCTCATTCCCCGCGAAGCCGCCCGTGAAATAAGAAGAAAAGCGCGTTTCAACATCGAAAGGATCAAGGAAATCGAAGAAACAACGAGGCACGACGTCATCGCCTTTCTGACAAACGTTGCCGAATACGTCGGGGAAGAGGCCCGGTATATCCACCTGGGAATGACCTCTTCCGATGTCCTGGACACGGCCCTTTCCGTACAGCTCAAACAGGCGGGGGAACTGATCCTGGAGAAGATGGCGGATCTCGGCGAGGCGATAAAAGAAAAGGCCGTCGAGCATAAGGATACCCTGATGATGGGCAGGACGCACGGCGTCCATGCCGAACCAATCACTTTCGGTTTGAAGATGGCCTTGTGGCATGCGGAAAACGAGCGCAACATCGCCAGGATGAAAGAAGCGGTCAGGACAATATCCGTGGGGAAGATTTCAGGTGCCGTGGGGACGTTTGCCAATGTTTCGCCCCGCGTGGAGGAGTATGTCTGCGAAAGGCTGGGGCTTGAACCGGCCCTGGTTTCCACGCAGGTAATCCAGCGCGACCGGCATGCCCATTACCTGTCCGTGCTGGCGGTGGCAGCCAGTTCCCTGGACAAGTTCGCCACCGAGCTCAGGCATCTCCAGCGCACTGAAGTGCTGGAGGTGGAAGAACCTTTCGGGGCGGGGCAAAAAGGGTCCTCCGCCATGCCGCACAAGAAAAACCCGGTCATGGGAGAGAGGATTTCCGGGCTGGCCAGGGTTGTACGGGCGAACAGCGTGGCGGCTTATGAAAACGTCGCTCTCTGGCATGAAAGGGACATCAGCCATTCCTCGGTGGAGAGGGTCATCCTGCCTGACAGCACTATTCTCCTTCACTACATGCTGGACCAGCTGACCAGGGTCCTGCGCGGCCTCAAGGTCAACACCGCCAACATGAGAAACAACCTGGAGAGGACACTGGGCCTCGTTTTTTCGCAGCGGGTCATGCTGGCGCTGGTGGAGAAGGGACTGGCCAGGGAAGAAGCTTACAGGCTCACGCAGCAGAACGCCATGCGGGCCTGGGACGAGCAAAAGGACTTCAAGTCTTTGGTCCTGGCGGACGAACGGATAATGGAATTCTTAAAACCAGTTGAGGTGGAGGAACTCTTCGATTATAATTATCACACCAAGCATGTCGACTATATCTTTAAGCGGGCAGGATTGCTCAATTCAAGGAAAGGAGAATAAACTGTTATGGTAGAAATCCTTGAGCAGATTTACGAGGGCAAGGCCAAGAAGGTTTATAAAACCTCGGACCCTGATGTTTTTCACGTCTATTACAAGGATGACGCCACCGCCTTCAACGGGCTAAAAAAAGGCCAGATCAGGGATAAAGGCTATTACAACAACCAGATATCCGCGATCTTTTTCCGGCTTCTTGCCGAGAAAGGGGTTCCCAACCACTTTATCGAGTTGAACGGCGAGAGGAGCATGCTGGTCAAGGCGCTGGAAATAATCCCGGTGGAAGTGGTGGCCCGCAATATCATTGCCGGTTCCCTGGCCAAACGCACGGGCAGGCCGGAAGGAACGAGGCTGGCTTCTCCCGTGCTGGAGTTTTATTACAAGAGCGACGAACTGGGTGACCCCATGATTAACAATTATCACATCAAAGCCCTGGGCCTGGCGGCGGACGAGGAAATGAAGACCATTGAGGACATGGCCCTGCAGGTTAACCGGGTTCTGCTGGCCCATCTTGAACCGCTTGGCCTGGACCTGGTGGATTTCAAACTGGAATTCGGGCGCCACAAGGGTCAAATCCTTTTGGGAGACGAGATTTCCCCCGATACCTGCCGTTTCTGGGACACGGCCACCCAGGAGAAACTGGACAAGGACCGTTTCCGCCGCGACCTGGGCAGGGTGGAAGAGGCTTACCAGGAGATATACAGGCGGCTTAAGGGAGGTAAACAGTAATGTTTAAAGCGGTGGTAACCGTGACTTTTAAGAAGAGCATCCTGGACCCCCAGGGGAGCGCCGTCCTGAAAGCCTTAAAGTCGCTTGGCTTCCAGGGAGTGGAGGATGTGCGGGTGGGGAAGCACATTGAGGTCCTCCTGCAGAGCGAAAGCCAGGAAAAAGCCAAATATGAAATTGAGACGATGTGCTCCAAGCTGCTGGCCAATCCCGTCATCGAAGATTATTACTTTGAAGTGGCGGAGGTAGAATGATGAGATTCGGGGTCGTTGTCTTTCCGGGTTCCAATTGTGACGCCGACTGTTTCCATGTCGTGGACAGGGTGCTCGGCCAGCCTGTCGAATACCTGTGGCACGGCGATGAAAAGCTGAAAGAGATCGACTGCCTGATCCTGCCCGGAGGGTTTTCTTACGGCGACTACCTGCGCACGGGAGCTATTGCCCGTTTTTCTCCTTTGATGAACAGCGTCATGGAGTACGCGGAAAAGGGAGGGCTGATCCTGGGGATCTGCAACGGGTTCCAGATCCTGACCGAAATGGGCCTGCTGCCGGGAGCGCTTATCCGCAATCCCAGTCTGCAGTTCCAGTGCCAGGACACCTATCTCCGGGTGGAACGTGCGGATACGCCGTTTACCGGGTGCTATGCTCCAAAGCAGGTTGTAAAGATACCTATTGCCCATGCCGAAGGAAGCTTTGTTGCCGACAAGAAAACGTTGGATTTGCTGGAGAAAGAGGGACGGGTTGTTTTTCGCTACTCGAGCCCCGGCGGCGAAATCACGGCGGAAGCCAATCCCAACGGCTCGCTCCACAACATTGCGGGGATAATAAATGAAAAAGGCAATGTCCTGGGAATGATGCCGCACCCGGAGCGGTGTTCCGAGGGAATAATGGGCGGGGTGGACGGCTTGCGCCTGTTCGAGTCCCTTGTTAAATGGTGGGAGGAAGGTGGAGCACGATGAAGGACGGCCATTGGCGCGAACTCGGCCTGTCGGACGAGGAATACCAGAGGATTGTCGAACTGCTGGGCAGGGAACCGAACGAGGTTGAGCTCGGCATGTTCAGCGTGATGTGGTCCGAACACTGCAGCTACAAGAATTCAAAACCGGTACTGAAGAGATTTCCAACCAGCGGTCCCAGGATCATCCAGGGTCCGGGGGAGAATGCGGGGGTTGTCGATATAGGGGACGGCCAGGCGGTAGTCTTTAAAATCGAAAGCCACAACCACCCATCGGCTATCGAACCTTACCAGGGCGCGGCCACAGGAGTCGGCGGCATCATCCGCGATATTTTTACCATGGGCGCACGGCCAATTGCGCTTTTGGATTCCCTGCGCTTCGGTTCCCTTAAAAAGAGCAAGAAGTCGCGTTACCTCTTCAACAGGGTGGTGGCCGGCATCGCGGGGTACGGCAACTGCGTCGGGATCCCCACGGTTGGCGGTGAGGTATATTTTCATCCTTCATACGAGGAAAACTGCCTGGTCAATGTGATGTGCGTCGGGCTGATCGACAGGCAGGACCTGGCCAAGGGCACGGCAGGAGGGCCGGGCAACCCCGTGATGGTTGTCGGCGCCCGTACGGGGCGGGACGGCATTCACGGGGCTACTTTCGCCTCAGAGGAGCTGAACGAGGCCTCGGAAGAAAAACGGCCCGCCGTGCAGGTCGGCGATCCGTTCATGGAAAAACTGCTGTTGGAAGCCTGCCTGGAGCTGGTAAAAACCGGCTGGGTGGTAGGTATGCAGGACATGGGCGCGGCCGGGCTGACCAGTTCGTCGTGTGAAATGGCCTCCCGCGCGGGAACGGGCATCGACATGGACATCGCCAGAATCCCGCGCCGCGAGACGGGGATGACTCCATATGAAATAATGCTTTCCGAGTCGCAGGAAAGAATGCTGGTTGTAGTGAAAAAAGGAAAGGAGAAAGATGTCCGGGACATTTTTGCCAAGTGGGGGCTGGAAGCGGTTGTTGTTGGCCAGGTGACCGCTGACGGGTACCTGACGGTCAGGGAAGGGGAGCGGGTGGTGGCCCGCATCCCGGCAAAAGCGCTCACCGAATCGTGCCCGGTCTATGAACGTGAAGCCAAGGAGCCGTCTTACCTGCTCCAGGCCCAGGAATATGATCTGGGTTCGCTCCCGGAGATGGAAGACTACAGCCACTCTTTGCTGACGCTGCTCGGCACGCCCACCATCGCCAGCAAGGAGTGGGTTTACCGGCAGTATGACTATATGGTGGGGATAAACACGGTGGTGGGGCCTGGCGCGGCCGATGCGGCGGTCCTGCGCGTCAAAGGAAGCAAAAAAGGGATTGCCGTCACCACTGACTGCAACTCGCGCTACGTTTACCTTGACCCGTACCGGGGCGGGCAGATCGCCGTGGCTGAAGCGGCCCGCAACCTGGCCTGCACCGGCGCTCTTCCCCTGGCGGTCACGGACTGCCTCAATTTCGGCAACCCGGAGAAACCGGAGATCTTTTGGCAGTTCAAAGAGGCGGTGGCCGGGATGAGCGAAGCCTGCCGGGAGCTGGAGACCCCGGTAACCGGCGGCAACGTGAGCTTTTATAACGAGACCAAGGGTGAGGCCGTTTATCCCACGCCCGTGGTGGGGATGATCGGTTTGATCGAGGACCTCGAACAGGTCTCCACCCTGGCTTTCAAAAACGACGGGGATATTGTCATTCTTCTGGGACAGAACAAAGACGAGCTTGGAGGCAGCTTGTATTTGAGCGTGATTCACGGGCTGGAAGCGGGCAGGCCTCCGGAAATCAATTTGCAGCTGGAAAAGCTGGTGCAGAGGACAGCGCTGGACCTGATAAAAGAGGGGCTGGTCACCGCTTCCCACGACTGCGCGGAAGGCGGCCTGGCCGTGGCCTTGGCCGAGTGCTGCATTGCCGGAGGCATAGGAGCGGAAATAATCTTGAATGAACCTGTGCGGGCCAGCAGCCTGCTTTTTGGCGAGACGCAGTCGAGGATTATCATCACCACTCCGAAGGACAGGGTGGACGAAGTGCTCAACCGCCTGAGAACAAGCAAAGTTCCCTACAAGGTTTTGGGAGACGTGGGCGGGTCGGAACTGAACATTACGGGTTCCGGCTGGAAGGTGCGCCTGGAAGTTGAAACCATGGCGGAAAAATATCGGGGGGCTATACCATGCATAATGAATTCGTAGAAAAAAGGCCTGATAAAATGGAAGAAGCCTGCGGCGTCTTTGCAATTTACGCGCCGGGCGTGGACGTGGCCAGGGTCACCTACTACGGGCTCTATTCCTTGCAGCACCGGGGACAGGAAAGCGCGGGGATCGCCGTTTCCGACGGGGTTGGAATCAAGGTGCACAAAGCTATGGGCCTGGTTTCGGAGGTGTTTACGGAGGACATCCTGGGGAAACTGAAGGGGAATATGGCCATCGGGCACGTTCGCTATTCCACGACCGGCTCCAGCCAGGTGTTAAACGCCCAGCCGCTGGTGTGCCGCTACCTGCAGGGAAGCCTCGCCGTCGCTCACAACGGAAACCTGACAAACGCCACCGAGTTGAGGGAGAAACTGGCGGCCAACGGGTCGGTGTTTCAGTCGAGCATCGATTCGGAAGTCATCGTCAACCTGATTGCCCGCTACGGTCAAAGCGCCATAGAAGAAGCCATCATGAAATGCATAATCGACCTGAAAGGCACCTATTCTTTAGTGGTGATGACGGAAGACAAGATCATCGGGGTCCGCGATCCTTTCGGAAACCGCCCGCTGTGCCTGGGTAAACTGGGGAAACACTACTGCATAGCCTCCGAGTCATGCGCCCTTGATACACTGGGGGCGGAATTTATCCGCGATTTCGCCCCGGGCGAGATCGTGACCATCGACCAAGACGGGATGCGTTCCAGGAGGTTTATTGCTCCCAATGAGCCGGCGGTTTGCATTTTCGAATACATTTATTTCGCCCGGCCTGATTCAAGCATCGACGGGATCAATGTCATGCAGGCCCGCCGGGCAATGGGCAGGGAACTGGCCCTCGAACACCCGGTCAACGCCGACCTGGTCATACCCGTGCCGGATTCCGGCATTTCCGGAGCCCTGGGGTATGCCGAACAGCTGGGGCTGGTGTATGACATGGGGCTTATGAAAAACCGCTATATCGGCCGCACTTTCATCCAGCCGGAACAGAACGAAAGGGACCTGGGCGTGCGCTTGAAGCTGAATCCCATCACCAGCCTGGTGGAAGGGAAAAAAGTGGTGATCGTCGATGACTCCATCGTCAGGGGAACCACGAGTAAAACAATTGTAGAAATGGTCAGAAAAAAAGGGGCCAAAGAGGTTCACATGCTTGTCAGTTCGCCGCCGGTGATGAATCCCTGCTATTACGGGATAGACATCTCGGAGAGAGGCGAGCTGATCGCCGCGCAAAAAACGGTGGAGGAAATACGAAGGTTTATTGCGGCCGATTCGCTGCATTATCTCAGCCTGGAAGGGTTGTACCGCGCTCTTGGGCGGACAAAAGGGTTTTGCACGGCCTGCCTGAGCGG from Peptococcaceae bacterium encodes the following:
- the purF gene encoding amidophosphoribosyltransferase; amino-acid sequence: MHNEFVEKRPDKMEEACGVFAIYAPGVDVARVTYYGLYSLQHRGQESAGIAVSDGVGIKVHKAMGLVSEVFTEDILGKLKGNMAIGHVRYSTTGSSQVLNAQPLVCRYLQGSLAVAHNGNLTNATELREKLAANGSVFQSSIDSEVIVNLIARYGQSAIEEAIMKCIIDLKGTYSLVVMTEDKIIGVRDPFGNRPLCLGKLGKHYCIASESCALDTLGAEFIRDFAPGEIVTIDQDGMRSRRFIAPNEPAVCIFEYIYFARPDSSIDGINVMQARRAMGRELALEHPVNADLVIPVPDSGISGALGYAEQLGLVYDMGLMKNRYIGRTFIQPEQNERDLGVRLKLNPITSLVEGKKVVIVDDSIVRGTTSKTIVEMVRKKGAKEVHMLVSSPPVMNPCYYGIDISERGELIAAQKTVEEIRRFIAADSLHYLSLEGLYRALGRTKGFCTACLSGSYPIELPSQEELGKHIFEMPQHHRKEARACGGVRD
- the purQ gene encoding phosphoribosylformylglycinamidine synthase subunit PurQ, with the translated sequence MRFGVVVFPGSNCDADCFHVVDRVLGQPVEYLWHGDEKLKEIDCLILPGGFSYGDYLRTGAIARFSPLMNSVMEYAEKGGLILGICNGFQILTEMGLLPGALIRNPSLQFQCQDTYLRVERADTPFTGCYAPKQVVKIPIAHAEGSFVADKKTLDLLEKEGRVVFRYSSPGGEITAEANPNGSLHNIAGIINEKGNVLGMMPHPERCSEGIMGGVDGLRLFESLVKWWEEGGAR
- the purS gene encoding phosphoribosylformylglycinamidine synthase subunit PurS produces the protein MFKAVVTVTFKKSILDPQGSAVLKALKSLGFQGVEDVRVGKHIEVLLQSESQEKAKYEIETMCSKLLANPVIEDYYFEVAEVE
- the purB gene encoding adenylosuccinate lyase, coding for MIDRYTLPEMGKVWAEENRWAVMLEIEILACEAMAELALIPREAAREIRRKARFNIERIKEIEETTRHDVIAFLTNVAEYVGEEARYIHLGMTSSDVLDTALSVQLKQAGELILEKMADLGEAIKEKAVEHKDTLMMGRTHGVHAEPITFGLKMALWHAENERNIARMKEAVRTISVGKISGAVGTFANVSPRVEEYVCERLGLEPALVSTQVIQRDRHAHYLSVLAVAASSLDKFATELRHLQRTEVLEVEEPFGAGQKGSSAMPHKKNPVMGERISGLARVVRANSVAAYENVALWHERDISHSSVERVILPDSTILLHYMLDQLTRVLRGLKVNTANMRNNLERTLGLVFSQRVMLALVEKGLAREEAYRLTQQNAMRAWDEQKDFKSLVLADERIMEFLKPVEVEELFDYNYHTKHVDYIFKRAGLLNSRKGE
- the purL gene encoding phosphoribosylformylglycinamidine synthase subunit PurL, whose amino-acid sequence is MKDGHWRELGLSDEEYQRIVELLGREPNEVELGMFSVMWSEHCSYKNSKPVLKRFPTSGPRIIQGPGENAGVVDIGDGQAVVFKIESHNHPSAIEPYQGAATGVGGIIRDIFTMGARPIALLDSLRFGSLKKSKKSRYLFNRVVAGIAGYGNCVGIPTVGGEVYFHPSYEENCLVNVMCVGLIDRQDLAKGTAGGPGNPVMVVGARTGRDGIHGATFASEELNEASEEKRPAVQVGDPFMEKLLLEACLELVKTGWVVGMQDMGAAGLTSSSCEMASRAGTGIDMDIARIPRRETGMTPYEIMLSESQERMLVVVKKGKEKDVRDIFAKWGLEAVVVGQVTADGYLTVREGERVVARIPAKALTESCPVYEREAKEPSYLLQAQEYDLGSLPEMEDYSHSLLTLLGTPTIASKEWVYRQYDYMVGINTVVGPGAADAAVLRVKGSKKGIAVTTDCNSRYVYLDPYRGGQIAVAEAARNLACTGALPLAVTDCLNFGNPEKPEIFWQFKEAVAGMSEACRELETPVTGGNVSFYNETKGEAVYPTPVVGMIGLIEDLEQVSTLAFKNDGDIVILLGQNKDELGGSLYLSVIHGLEAGRPPEINLQLEKLVQRTALDLIKEGLVTASHDCAEGGLAVALAECCIAGGIGAEIILNEPVRASSLLFGETQSRIIITTPKDRVDEVLNRLRTSKVPYKVLGDVGGSELNITGSGWKVRLEVETMAEKYRGAIPCIMNS
- the purE gene encoding 5-(carboxyamino)imidazole ribonucleotide mutase, giving the protein MPGKEVIIVMGSDSDWPVMKTAALTLKEFEVGYEVHVASAHRATERALQLAREAAGRGVEVIIAGAGAAAHLPGVLAAVTPLPVIGVPINSTSLGGQDALYAIAQMPSGIPVAAVAIDGARNAALLAVQILGAKDKRLREKMAAYKEKMALEVEAKNEKIQQLAQEI
- a CDS encoding phosphoribosylaminoimidazolesuccinocarboxamide synthase, with protein sequence MVEILEQIYEGKAKKVYKTSDPDVFHVYYKDDATAFNGLKKGQIRDKGYYNNQISAIFFRLLAEKGVPNHFIELNGERSMLVKALEIIPVEVVARNIIAGSLAKRTGRPEGTRLASPVLEFYYKSDELGDPMINNYHIKALGLAADEEMKTIEDMALQVNRVLLAHLEPLGLDLVDFKLEFGRHKGQILLGDEISPDTCRFWDTATQEKLDKDRFRRDLGRVEEAYQEIYRRLKGGKQ
- the tdh gene encoding L-threonine 3-dehydrogenase, whose product is MTAVVKTEAGKGARLVEIPVPQPGKNEVVVRVKAAAICGTDMHIYEWNTWAQNAKIKLPLVMGHEFSGEVAAVGEGVTTLKTGDYIAGETHIPCGECYQCKNGLQHICGRLTIYGVNTDGCFSRYTRIPEACAIKIPPTIPPEIGAILEPLGTSFRSCLELQVTGATVAVIGAGPIGLLAVVSARAMGAAAVIAVDVILSRLELALKVGANYTFNPKEQDVVQEILKLTGGLGVDGFIDASGNSKAIQEGFKYLRKGGRAALVGLPSGPLCIDLGADVVFKEAVITGIHGRKMFETWTGMKNMLDKKRLPVEPIITHVLPLESFEEGFNLLKTGEACKVVLIP